The sequence TTGGTCTTTGTGATCGTTCGCCTCTCGAATTGTCGACAATTTCAGCCCACCCTATGATGGAGTGGTATTCGCCCGGAAGAATTTGTATAGTGGAGGAAAGATGATGCTCGGGTCTCGAGCTGAAGGGCGATTTCGCTTCGATTCGCTGTCACGATGAGGGGCCATCATCCTTACCGGACTAAGATATGTTGTTGAGCGCCGATCGGTTGACAGGAGCCAGCGTTGCACTGCTCATCACACTTGGAGCACTCACCGCAAGCTGGGCCCAAGCAGCGGATCTGTTACACGTACTCGGTATCGTGACAGCCATCGATGTCAAACATATAGAAGTCAAGACAGCCAGAGGACCAGTCGTCTCCGTGCTGCTCGACAAGCAGGTGAAATTTAAGAATAAAATCAACTCCAAGTCGGTCGCTCCGCCTGAAGTAGGTGACCGTGTCATTATTGAGGCGACAAAAGACAAGCAGAAGGTGACCGCAACCGTCGTTCATTATTCACCGATGAGAAACCCTTCAATCACTCGGTAGCCGATGCCTGGCATTCGCTTTTCTCGCGCAGTCCACGAATCACCATTCCACGGTGGGATACGCCACGCCATCATGCGCGTGCTCATCACCGGTATTGCGGTGTTCCTGGCGATCTCGATGGTCCCCGGGCTCGAGTCGGACGGGTTCACGTCCGGTATTGCAGCGGTCCTGGTCCTAACATTCTTGAATGTCATCCTTCGCCCCGTTCTCTTCCTGCTGACCTTACCGTTGATTGTTTTTACCCTCGGACTGTTTCTGGTGGTCTTGAACGCACTGTTGTTGGAATTCACGGCGTTTCTGGTAAAAGGATTCACGGTCTCCGGATTCTGGTCGGCTGTCGGTGGCGCACTGGTGATCAGCCTGGTGACGACCGTCCTGAACAGCTGGACTGTCGACCGTCGACCGTTCCCGGACTTCCCGGACGAGCCACGTCGACCTCCAAAAATCATCAATCCGGATTGAGTCATCCGACAATTTACCTAGAACAGGTGATTGATTATGGGGGAGGTCTCTCTTTCCACCGCACCGATGAAACAGGATGCTCAGCGGAAGACAGAGAGGCTACACAATCCGGCTCCACCGCTCTCCCGACCATTACTTCACTCGGAGAGCTCAGCGCTGCGAAACGATGCCCGAATCTGTTTCATCATAGTACAGACCTTGAATGATGATGAGGTTTTCTGCGTAGGTCGAGACCTTCACTTTTACACTCTACTATAAAGTTTTCCTTCCTATTCATTTTTGCATGTTGCCTGTCTGCATCACAAAACACTTGATGGCACGAGCGAACCTGCCTTCTTCATCCTGAGAATGTCGTGGCTCATGTAGAGGTATGGCCCTTGCTGATATGGCCCTTGCCGAGACGGGCCTTCATAGGCTTAAACAGAAGGAGGGTTACATGGAGCCGATCTGGTCAATCCGACAGTCACCGAGAGGTCGCGGGATACAGCACTTCTCGTTCTTTCGCTCGCGCACGATAGATTTCTGCCTATGCGCTGCAGCGCTGAGCGTGCCCACCGTCGGAATCTGTGCCTCGACGCCATCCCAGCCTCCACTCCTTGTTGAATCCCCAGATCATATCCCCCCAGCAATCGCCCAAGCCTTTCCTTCACCTCAGATGGCTAAGCGATGGGTACGGCGTCATCGAACCATGGCACTCAATCCGACTGCCTTGGATGCGATGCGCCACGCGCGCAAAGAGAAGAAAGCCGCGGTCACACTAGACCTCTTCGAGGCCGGAACTCGCACGCTGGAGTTCGACGAGCCGCAAACTCACCGCAACAAGACCAAAGTCTGGCATGGACGTCTGCAGGAAGACTCGGAGAGCGATGTCACAGTGGCGATGCGCGGCGGAAAGATGGTGGGAACGATCTACTCAAACCAGCGTCTCTATAAAATCGAGCCGACCGAGGACAACCGCCACCGTCTCGTCGAAATAGACGAAGAGGCCCTGCCGCTAGATCACCATCCACTCCTGGTTCCTGATGACGGCACGCCTGCAGAGCCTCCCGCGCAAGAGCCCAACCTGGCGCAGCTCGATGCCGCTACGGCCCCGACGACTAGTGCCGTGACGACCGCTGCCGCAACGACACCGAACACGATTGTCGACTTGCTCGTTGTCTACACCTCGACCGCGCGTGCGAGGCAAGGTGGCCAGGCCGCTATGAATGCATTAGTCGCGCTGGGGGTCGATCTGGCCAATCAAGCCTATAGTAACAGCGGGATCGCCATGCGACTCCGGCTAGTCCGCTCCGCCGAGGTCGCCTATACGGAATCAGGCAACATCAGCACCGATCTC is a genomic window of Candidatus Nitrospira kreftii containing:
- a CDS encoding hypothetical protein (conserved exported protein of unknown function), giving the protein MLLSADRLTGASVALLITLGALTASWAQAADLLHVLGIVTAIDVKHIEVKTARGPVVSVLLDKQVKFKNKINSKSVAPPEVGDRVIIEATKDKQKVTATVVHYSPMRNPSITR
- a CDS encoding hypothetical protein (conserved membrane protein of unknown function), with the protein product MPGIRFSRAVHESPFHGGIRHAIMRVLITGIAVFLAISMVPGLESDGFTSGIAAVLVLTFLNVILRPVLFLLTLPLIVFTLGLFLVVLNALLLEFTAFLVKGFTVSGFWSAVGGALVISLVTTVLNSWTVDRRPFPDFPDEPRRPPKIINPD
- a CDS encoding hypothetical protein (conserved protein of unknown function); translation: MEPIWSIRQSPRGRGIQHFSFFRSRTIDFCLCAAALSVPTVGICASTPSQPPLLVESPDHIPPAIAQAFPSPQMAKRWVRRHRTMALNPTALDAMRHARKEKKAAVTLDLFEAGTRTLEFDEPQTHRNKTKVWHGRLQEDSESDVTVAMRGGKMVGTIYSNQRLYKIEPTEDNRHRLVEIDEEALPLDHHPLLVPDDGTPAEPPAQEPNLAQLDAATAPTTSAVTTAAATTPNTIVDLLVVYTSTARARQGGQAAMNALVALGVDLANQAYSNSGIAMRLRLVRSAEVAYTESGNISTDLTRLRSTTDGFMDQVHQLRNQYKADLVPLIVDNGGGYCGIAYVMANGPRASFANYAFSVTDRECVANNTLTHELGHNMGNAHDRASGGTGVFAYSYGYRDTVGKFRTIMAYPCPTVSCPRVKYFSNPKITINGRPAGIDHKVNPTNSADNARSMNEVRNIVAAWRTGTSTSAATSGNTLRNSRVNSPADSPNDGGDDSEDEFDDESLDEPRTESRQNSRGKSRLPLP